One window from the genome of Deinococcus sp. NW-56 encodes:
- a CDS encoding CoA pyrophosphatase, producing the protein MTDPAPDPLGAVLEDPWALWVGQRTRASLHLPDFRRAAVLVGLTREADPRVLLTVRSADLPTHRGQISFPGGSLDPGETPVQAALREAEEEVGLSPADVTVLGELDDVFTPVGFHVTPILARIPAEPRLTLSAEVAELLLPTLGELRAAPLVREMRHLPGGERVPLYRYPWRGHDIWGMTARVLHDLLGEGP; encoded by the coding sequence ATGACCGACCCGGCCCCCGATCCTCTGGGCGCCGTGCTGGAGGACCCCTGGGCGCTGTGGGTCGGGCAGCGCACCCGTGCGTCCCTGCATCTCCCCGACTTCCGCCGTGCCGCCGTCCTCGTGGGGCTGACCCGCGAGGCCGATCCCCGCGTGCTGCTCACGGTGCGCTCGGCGGACCTGCCCACCCACCGGGGCCAGATCAGCTTTCCGGGGGGCAGCCTCGACCCTGGCGAAACCCCGGTGCAGGCCGCCCTGCGTGAGGCCGAGGAGGAGGTGGGCCTCTCCCCCGCCGACGTGACGGTGCTGGGCGAACTCGACGACGTGTTCACCCCGGTCGGCTTCCATGTCACACCTATCCTGGCCCGCATTCCGGCTGAACCGAGACTTACCCTGAGTGCGGAGGTGGCCGAGCTGCTGCTGCCCACGCTGGGCGAGTTGCGGGCCGCCCCCCTGGTGCGCGAGATGCGGCATCTCCCCGGCGGCGAGCGGGTGCCCCTCTACCGCTATCCCTGGCGCGGCCACGACATCTGGGGGATGACGGCGCGGGTGCTGCATGACCTGCTGGGCGAGGGGCCGTAA
- a CDS encoding DUF4384 domain-containing protein, giving the protein MKKLLMIPAAMLLGTAAAAPKISAQSIIVNPAQPALSVSVRVNKDTSGNANPTYRVGENISISTSVNRDAYVYLFNVDANGEVTQILPNRLGGNNFVKANTTVTFPRPGANFTFTVGEDLGLNKVLALASLTELDLDQISTFKTQQDQFATVSARGQNQLAQALSIVVNPIPQNSWVTDTAFFTVVGQTPVQTGSLFVGTNVANATVTLNGQRLGSANTTFSNIRPGTYPVRVQAPGFRDFTTTITVRAGVTTNLNVDFAQAVTPAPVVSNQFTLSIRSNVAGARVFVDGREVGTIQGGVLSVSVPRGSHEVVLIAPGYRTFVNTYNVTRNAQITITPAR; this is encoded by the coding sequence ATGAAGAAGCTTCTGATGATCCCCGCCGCGATGCTCCTCGGCACTGCGGCTGCGGCCCCCAAGATCAGCGCCCAGAGCATCATCGTGAACCCCGCGCAGCCTGCCCTCTCGGTGAGCGTGCGCGTGAACAAGGACACGAGCGGCAACGCCAACCCCACCTACCGCGTGGGCGAGAACATCTCGATCTCGACGAGCGTGAACCGCGACGCCTACGTCTACCTCTTTAACGTGGACGCCAACGGCGAGGTCACCCAGATTCTCCCCAACCGCCTCGGCGGCAACAACTTCGTCAAGGCGAACACCACCGTGACCTTCCCCCGTCCAGGCGCGAACTTCACCTTCACCGTCGGGGAGGACCTCGGTCTGAACAAGGTGCTCGCGCTCGCCAGCCTGACCGAGCTGGACCTCGACCAGATCAGCACCTTCAAGACCCAGCAAGACCAGTTCGCCACCGTGTCGGCCCGCGGCCAGAACCAACTGGCGCAGGCTCTGAGCATCGTGGTCAACCCCATTCCCCAGAATAGCTGGGTGACCGACACGGCCTTCTTCACGGTCGTCGGCCAGACCCCGGTCCAGACGGGCAGCCTGTTCGTGGGCACCAACGTCGCCAACGCGACCGTGACCCTGAACGGCCAGCGCCTCGGCAGCGCCAACACCACCTTCAGCAACATCCGGCCCGGCACCTACCCGGTGCGCGTGCAGGCCCCCGGCTTCCGCGACTTCACCACCACCATCACGGTGCGGGCGGGCGTGACCACCAACCTGAACGTGGACTTCGCCCAGGCTGTGACCCCGGCCCCCGTGGTGAGCAACCAGTTCACGCTGTCGATCCGCAGCAACGTGGCGGGCGCCCGCGTGTTCGTGGACGGGCGCGAGGTGGGCACCATCCAGGGCGGCGTCCTGAGCGTGTCGGTGCCCCGCGGCAGCCACGAGGTCGTGCTGATCGCCCCCGGCTACCGCACCTTTGTGAACACCTACAACGTCACCCGCAACGCCCAGATCACCATCACCCCCGCCCGCTAA
- a CDS encoding ABC transporter permease: MSRTPDLAWTVARAHLARRRTQNVLTVLGIAVGVMVLIAALSLTNGFTRALVDATLRASPHLSLNAYAPSGRDAGLEAELRSDPRVTAFVPFVGDKGLLTRPAGEGRAAGVDFATLFGVTPAAAEVLGLRPEEARLLRGLGQNEILLGEALARSVGAFTGDEVRLLNSTQRRAALRVVGVFSTGNFLIDSGYAFTSLGTLQTLQGTRNVTGYQLRLRDPDLAREVGQELTRLRPYASLPWQDLYGTLLDQLALQKRVIAFVVFLIVIVAAFGIANVLTLAVFEKTQEIAILRAIGATRGLITRVFLIEGAVLGLGGLLLGNLLGLGISLYFTVRPFQLPGDLYFITALPVEVRWTDLLWVNAVGLGTTLLAALIPARRAAGVEPARIIR; this comes from the coding sequence ATGAGCCGGACCCCGGACCTCGCCTGGACCGTCGCGAGGGCGCACCTCGCGCGGAGGCGGACACAGAACGTGCTCACGGTGCTGGGGATCGCGGTGGGCGTGATGGTGCTGATCGCGGCCCTGAGCCTCACCAACGGGTTTACCCGCGCCCTGGTGGACGCCACGCTGCGGGCCAGCCCCCACCTCAGCCTGAATGCCTACGCGCCCTCGGGCCGGGACGCGGGTTTGGAAGCTGAGTTGCGTTCGGACCCGCGCGTCACCGCCTTTGTGCCCTTCGTGGGCGACAAGGGGCTGCTGACCCGCCCAGCCGGGGAGGGCCGCGCCGCCGGGGTGGATTTCGCCACCCTCTTCGGCGTGACTCCGGCCGCCGCCGAGGTTCTGGGGCTGCGGCCGGAGGAAGCGCGGCTGCTGCGCGGGCTGGGTCAGAACGAGATCCTGCTGGGCGAGGCCCTGGCCCGCAGCGTGGGCGCCTTTACCGGCGACGAGGTCCGGCTGCTGAATAGCACCCAGCGCCGGGCGGCCCTGCGGGTGGTGGGGGTGTTCAGCACGGGGAACTTCCTGATCGACTCGGGCTACGCCTTTACCAGTCTCGGCACCCTCCAGACCCTCCAGGGCACGCGCAACGTCACGGGCTACCAACTCCGGCTGCGTGACCCGGACCTGGCCCGCGAGGTAGGACAGGAGCTGACCCGGCTGCGGCCCTATGCTTCCCTGCCCTGGCAGGACCTGTATGGCACGCTCCTTGACCAGCTCGCCCTGCAAAAGCGCGTGATCGCCTTTGTGGTCTTCCTGATCGTGATCGTGGCGGCTTTCGGGATCGCCAACGTGCTGACCCTGGCCGTGTTCGAGAAGACCCAGGAGATCGCCATTCTGCGGGCCATCGGGGCCACACGGGGGCTGATCACGCGGGTCTTTCTGATCGAGGGAGCCGTGCTGGGGCTGGGCGGCCTGCTGCTGGGCAACCTGCTGGGGCTGGGCATCAGCCTGTACTTCACCGTGCGGCCCTTCCAGTTGCCGGGCGACCTTTACTTCATCACCGCACTGCCGGTAGAGGTGCGCTGGACCGATCTGTTGTGGGTCAACGCGGTGGGGCTGGGCACCACCCTGCTCGCGGCCCTGATCCCGGCCCGGCGGGCGGCGGGGGTGGAACCGGCCCGGATTATCCGCTGA
- a CDS encoding 3D domain-containing protein, with amino-acid sequence MLKSVRSLPTALLAALATAAATPALPAPALAAQAVREALAPEVAPAPVVAAAPVARPQSVPVQPTAAQTRAQAIEQAQEVLAQRTRTGRSVIARATAYNSLAAQTDSTPFITATGTRTRPGVVALSRDLLRMFPYGSRITIEDLSGKYNHLLKGRVFYVEDTMAARKTNSIDIWMGTRSQALQFGARQVRITAVR; translated from the coding sequence ATGCTGAAATCTGTTCGTTCGCTGCCGACGGCCCTGCTGGCCGCCCTTGCCACCGCTGCTGCAACCCCCGCTCTTCCTGCTCCGGCCCTGGCGGCCCAGGCCGTGCGTGAAGCCCTCGCGCCCGAGGTGGCCCCCGCCCCAGTGGTCGCGGCGGCGCCGGTAGCCCGCCCCCAGTCCGTTCCGGTTCAGCCCACCGCCGCCCAGACCCGCGCTCAGGCCATCGAGCAGGCGCAGGAAGTGCTGGCCCAGCGTACCCGCACGGGCCGCAGCGTGATCGCGCGGGCAACGGCCTACAACAGCCTCGCCGCGCAGACCGACTCCACCCCCTTCATCACCGCGACGGGCACCCGCACCCGCCCCGGCGTGGTGGCTCTCAGCCGCGACCTGCTGCGGATGTTTCCCTACGGCAGCCGCATCACCATCGAGGACCTGAGCGGGAAGTACAACCACCTGCTCAAGGGCCGGGTTTTTTACGTCGAGGACACGATGGCCGCCCGCAAGACCAACAGCATCGACATCTGGATGGGCACCCGCAGCCAGGCCCTGCAGTTCGGGGCGCGGCAGGTCCGCATCACTGCCGTTCGCTGA
- a CDS encoding penicillin-binding protein 2 codes for MEVKIQSRSRWMQLIALALFMTLVWAYAQLEWGVPQGVKRSVVQSRGPIVARDGTVLARSVDGERVYPQGTLAGQVLGMMGATEGLEGLEAAYNRSLEAGQPLRLTLDPATQSAAEAALARYVPEHEAQYGSVVVLETRTGRILAAASYPPFDPNKWRVYSAETRRNRPLLDVYEPGSTIKALVVAAALNEGLTTPNTVYDTPMRRYVGERWGSTIGDSVDHPGRLTTRQILRYSSNVGMSHIVEKFDPERMRGYLSAYGFGDYAELPTVTSSTGRLQPLRNWNDLVRATNAFGQGMSSTTLQLAAAYNVLANDGRYVAPRLVEGEPAGERRDVLRPATARTTRTILKEVVKEAIPTQAGLNGYDLMGKTGTSQVSLGAQGYSSSLYDSTFAGIVSYPSDTPRVTIAVMAHGAKRGYHGSQLAAPIYRDIASDLLSRWGAAPTPPPPEKDEEAKP; via the coding sequence ATGGAAGTGAAGATCCAGAGTCGCTCGCGCTGGATGCAACTGATCGCGCTGGCGCTGTTCATGACCCTGGTGTGGGCCTACGCGCAGCTCGAATGGGGCGTGCCGCAGGGGGTCAAGCGCTCGGTCGTGCAGTCGCGCGGCCCCATCGTGGCCCGTGACGGCACCGTGCTCGCCCGCAGCGTGGACGGCGAGCGGGTCTATCCCCAGGGCACCCTCGCCGGACAGGTGCTCGGCATGATGGGCGCGACCGAGGGCCTGGAGGGTCTCGAAGCCGCCTACAACCGCAGCCTGGAGGCGGGCCAGCCCCTGCGCCTGACCCTCGACCCCGCCACCCAGTCCGCCGCCGAGGCCGCGCTCGCCCGCTACGTTCCCGAGCACGAGGCGCAATACGGCTCGGTGGTGGTGCTTGAAACGCGTACCGGACGCATTCTCGCCGCGGCGAGCTACCCCCCCTTCGATCCCAACAAGTGGCGCGTGTACTCGGCCGAGACCCGGCGCAACCGACCCCTGCTCGACGTGTACGAGCCGGGGTCGACGATCAAGGCGCTCGTGGTCGCCGCCGCCCTCAACGAGGGACTGACCACCCCCAACACCGTGTACGACACGCCCATGCGCCGCTATGTGGGCGAGCGCTGGGGCAGCACCATCGGGGACAGCGTGGACCACCCCGGGCGGCTGACCACCCGCCAGATTCTGCGCTACAGCAGCAACGTGGGCATGAGCCACATCGTCGAGAAGTTCGACCCCGAGCGAATGCGCGGGTACCTCAGCGCCTACGGCTTCGGGGACTATGCCGAGCTGCCCACGGTCACCAGCAGTACCGGGCGCCTGCAACCGCTGCGCAACTGGAACGATCTGGTGCGGGCCACCAACGCCTTCGGGCAGGGCATGAGCAGCACCACCCTGCAGCTTGCCGCCGCCTACAACGTGCTTGCCAACGACGGCCGCTACGTGGCCCCCCGATTGGTGGAGGGCGAACCCGCCGGGGAGCGGCGCGACGTGCTGCGCCCGGCCACCGCCCGCACGACCCGCACCATCCTCAAGGAGGTCGTCAAGGAGGCCATTCCCACCCAGGCGGGTCTGAACGGCTACGACCTGATGGGCAAGACCGGCACCTCGCAGGTATCGCTGGGCGCCCAGGGCTACTCCAGCAGCCTTTACGACTCGACCTTCGCCGGAATCGTGTCGTATCCCTCCGATACCCCCCGCGTGACCATCGCGGTCATGGCCCACGGCGCCAAGCGCGGCTACCACGGCTCCCAGCTCGCCGCACCCATCTACCGCGACATCGCCTCCGACCTCCTCTCCCGCTGGGGAGCCGCCCCCACCCCGCCCCCTCCTGAGAAGGACGAAGAGGCCAAACCCTGA
- the rsmH gene encoding 16S rRNA (cytosine(1402)-N(4))-methyltransferase RsmH, translating to MTTLPPDDLSPPTLSHIPVLATEVIEALAPAPGRVIVDGTLGGAGHTRLLLEAGASVIGIDQDPYALNRAREAALPGLTVVEGNYRDLPELLSSLGVSQVDGVLLDIGVSSFQLDDSGRGFSYHTDAPLDMRMSQSGLSAADVVNTLPEEELAAIIYEYGEDRHSRRIARAIVQAREKAPIETTVALADLVKRAYPGFSRGIHPARRTFQALRVHVNDELGALRDGLAAAEAVLAPGGRLAVISFHSLEDRIVKRFLRGSAGLEPLTKRPVEASEEEQDRNPRARSAKLRAARKLSPDEVAGREVAR from the coding sequence ATGACAACCCTGCCCCCCGACGACCTGTCCCCCCCTACGCTCTCCCACATCCCGGTCCTGGCGACCGAGGTCATCGAAGCTCTCGCCCCCGCTCCCGGCCGCGTCATCGTGGACGGCACCCTGGGCGGCGCCGGACACACCCGCCTGCTGCTGGAGGCGGGCGCGTCCGTGATCGGCATCGACCAAGACCCGTATGCCTTAAACCGCGCCCGCGAAGCCGCCCTTCCCGGCCTGACGGTCGTGGAAGGCAACTACCGCGACCTGCCCGAGCTGCTGTCTAGCCTCGGCGTGTCGCAGGTCGACGGCGTGCTGCTCGACATCGGCGTGAGCAGCTTTCAGCTCGACGACAGCGGGCGCGGCTTTTCCTACCACACCGACGCTCCGCTCGACATGCGGATGAGCCAGTCGGGCCTCTCCGCCGCCGACGTGGTGAACACGCTGCCGGAGGAAGAACTCGCCGCGATCATCTACGAGTACGGCGAGGACCGCCACTCCCGGCGCATCGCCCGTGCCATCGTGCAAGCCCGTGAAAAGGCGCCCATCGAGACGACGGTGGCCCTCGCCGACCTCGTCAAGCGGGCCTACCCCGGCTTCTCGCGGGGCATTCACCCGGCCCGGCGCACCTTTCAGGCCCTGCGGGTCCACGTCAACGACGAACTCGGCGCCCTGCGCGACGGCCTCGCCGCCGCCGAGGCGGTGCTCGCGCCGGGGGGTCGCCTCGCGGTGATCTCCTTTCACTCCCTCGAAGACCGCATCGTCAAACGCTTCCTGCGGGGGTCGGCGGGCCTTGAGCCGCTCACCAAGCGCCCGGTCGAGGCTTCCGAAGAGGAGCAGGACCGCAACCCCCGCGCCCGCAGCGCCAAGCTCCGCGCGGCCCGCAAGCTCAGCCCGGACGAGGTGGCGGGCCGGGAGGTGGCCCGGTGA
- the mraZ gene encoding division/cell wall cluster transcriptional repressor MraZ: MPFGEYPYTIDDKGRLVMPPAFRDFVEDGMILTRGMEGCLYVFPLASWRRVEEQLEGLPLTDAASRAFVRFFYSGASKARLDNQSRVSVPLALRGFAGLGSDVIVAGAPGRLELWTPARWEAAIAAVQQDPPNPDLLAHFVA; the protein is encoded by the coding sequence TTGCCGTTCGGAGAGTACCCCTACACCATCGATGACAAAGGCCGACTGGTCATGCCTCCGGCCTTTCGGGACTTCGTGGAAGACGGGATGATCCTCACGCGCGGCATGGAAGGCTGCCTCTACGTCTTTCCGTTGGCAAGCTGGCGGCGGGTCGAAGAGCAACTCGAAGGCCTGCCCCTCACGGACGCGGCCTCCCGCGCCTTCGTGCGGTTTTTCTATTCCGGCGCCAGCAAGGCGCGGCTGGACAACCAGAGCCGCGTCTCGGTGCCGCTGGCCCTGCGCGGTTTCGCGGGGCTGGGCAGCGACGTGATCGTGGCGGGTGCTCCCGGACGTCTGGAACTGTGGACCCCGGCCCGCTGGGAGGCGGCCATCGCCGCCGTGCAGCAGGACCCGCCCAACCCTGACCTTCTCGCCCATTTCGTGGCGTAA
- a CDS encoding DUF423 domain-containing protein, producing the protein MRLNPTVTGALLAALGVGLGAFGAHGLRGVLDAGDLATFETGVRYQMYVALALLALGAGGRRGAWVPLLLAGAVIFSGSLYLLVLTGPRWLGAVTPIGGVLMIAGLLVAAWEARSREGGRA; encoded by the coding sequence ATGAGACTGAATCCGACGGTGACCGGGGCGCTGCTAGCCGCCCTGGGAGTGGGGCTGGGCGCTTTCGGAGCGCACGGCTTGCGCGGCGTCCTGGACGCGGGCGACCTCGCCACCTTCGAGACGGGCGTGCGTTACCAGATGTACGTGGCGCTGGCGCTGCTCGCGCTGGGGGCGGGGGGACGGCGGGGGGCGTGGGTGCCCCTGCTGCTGGCGGGAGCCGTGATCTTCAGCGGCAGCCTGTACCTGCTTGTGCTGACCGGGCCGCGCTGGCTGGGGGCGGTGACGCCGATCGGCGGCGTGCTGATGATCGCCGGGCTGCTGGTGGCCGCCTGGGAGGCGCGGAGCAGGGAGGGCGGCCGGGCATAA
- a CDS encoding pseudouridine synthase, producing the protein MTGGSGGAPERLHKRLARAGIASRRAAEALIMAGRVTVNGEVATLGRTVIPTDEIRVDGRLIDVTAAPPVTYVLHKPAGYVTSARDEYGRRTVLDAMPPVPGLHPVGRLDRDSEGLLLLTTDGDLTLRLTHPRYGHEKVYRAWTDGDGDPTPSELARLERGLPLDDGLAQALSARPAPGGALVTLGEGRNRQVRRMLEAVGHPVVRLLRLRMGGLWLGDLGPGEYRELDSRDLHHLLHPAEVPRRVWERQEAETLERWG; encoded by the coding sequence GTGACGGGCGGCAGCGGCGGTGCCCCCGAGCGCCTGCACAAGCGCCTCGCACGGGCCGGAATCGCCTCGCGCCGTGCGGCAGAGGCCCTGATCATGGCGGGCCGCGTCACCGTCAATGGGGAAGTCGCCACGCTGGGCCGGACCGTTATCCCCACCGACGAAATCCGGGTGGATGGGCGCCTGATCGACGTGACGGCGGCGCCCCCGGTCACCTACGTCCTGCACAAGCCCGCCGGATACGTCACCTCCGCCCGCGACGAGTACGGCCGCCGCACCGTGCTGGACGCGATGCCCCCGGTTCCCGGCCTGCACCCGGTCGGCCGCCTGGACCGCGACTCGGAAGGGCTGCTCCTCCTCACCACCGACGGCGACCTCACCCTGCGCCTGACCCACCCCCGCTACGGCCACGAGAAGGTCTACCGGGCCTGGACGGATGGGGACGGCGACCCCACTCCATCTGAACTCGCGCGGTTGGAGCGCGGCCTCCCGCTGGACGATGGTCTGGCTCAGGCCCTCAGCGCCCGCCCCGCGCCCGGCGGCGCCCTGGTCACCCTGGGAGAGGGCCGCAACCGACAGGTGCGCCGGATGCTGGAGGCAGTCGGGCATCCGGTCGTGCGGCTGCTGCGCCTGCGGATGGGCGGCCTGTGGCTGGGCGACCTCGGCCCGGGCGAGTACCGCGAACTCGACAGCCGCGACCTGCACCACCTCCTGCACCCCGCCGAGGTGCCGCGCCGGGTGTGGGAGCGCCAGGAGGCGGAGACGCTGGAGCGGTGGGGGTAG
- a CDS encoding MFS transporter — MPPASLFTVLRTRPLFRRLWLGAMVSGLGDTLSWLALTWYVLERTGGGTAVGGLLLCFALPAVVTAPLWGRAMDRFQPRPLMLADNVARAALIALIPLLDALGGLELWLVFLIAALMGALAPATQIGVRLYVPALLPDHELEGGNAAYGLTTQLPTVFGPALAGLLVGAWGAPRALGLDALTFLAMAWALLALPLLPRRERAAGGERAPTGPTGGRWPPAVLAVLGLTTLFYFGYGPLEAALPVFARETLGTGAQGYGVLWSALGVGTLGGTLLVGVLARSLPTRLVLVGIMALWGLCVAALPLVPGFGAALGVMFVGGVLWGPYTALETTLLHRSVPAERQGRLFGLRTMLLGPAAPLGTALGGLLLLGVNAGGVIALSGVACLLGAFVALPWLRRGTPAQGSEESAPLAPP, encoded by the coding sequence ATGCCGCCCGCCTCCCTCTTCACCGTCCTACGTACCCGGCCCCTCTTCCGGCGGCTGTGGCTGGGCGCGATGGTCTCGGGCCTGGGCGACACCCTGAGCTGGCTCGCGCTGACGTGGTACGTGCTGGAACGCACAGGCGGGGGCACGGCGGTGGGGGGGCTGCTGCTGTGCTTCGCGCTGCCCGCCGTGGTCACCGCTCCCCTCTGGGGCCGGGCGATGGACCGCTTTCAGCCCCGCCCGCTGATGCTGGCTGACAATGTGGCCCGCGCCGCCCTGATCGCCCTGATTCCGCTGCTGGACGCGCTGGGAGGGCTGGAGCTGTGGCTGGTCTTCCTGATCGCCGCGCTGATGGGGGCGCTGGCCCCCGCCACCCAGATCGGGGTGCGCCTCTACGTGCCCGCCCTCCTCCCCGACCATGAATTGGAGGGAGGCAACGCCGCCTACGGCCTGACCACCCAGCTGCCCACCGTGTTCGGTCCGGCGCTCGCGGGGCTGCTCGTCGGGGCGTGGGGAGCGCCACGGGCGCTGGGGCTGGACGCGCTGACCTTCCTGGCGATGGCCTGGGCGCTGCTCGCCTTGCCCCTGCTACCGCGCCGCGAGCGGGCCGCTGGGGGGGAGCGGGCACCCACGGGACCCACGGGCGGGCGGTGGCCCCCCGCCGTCCTTGCGGTGCTGGGGCTGACCACCCTCTTCTACTTTGGGTACGGCCCATTGGAGGCCGCGCTGCCTGTCTTCGCCCGCGAGACGCTGGGCACCGGGGCGCAGGGCTACGGGGTGCTGTGGTCGGCGCTGGGGGTGGGGACCCTGGGAGGCACGCTGCTGGTGGGCGTGCTGGCGCGGAGCCTGCCCACCCGACTCGTCCTGGTCGGCATCATGGCGCTCTGGGGGCTATGTGTGGCCGCGCTGCCGCTGGTGCCGGGCTTCGGGGCGGCACTGGGGGTCATGTTCGTGGGCGGGGTGCTGTGGGGACCCTACACCGCGCTGGAAACCACCCTGCTGCACCGCAGCGTGCCCGCCGAGCGGCAGGGGCGGCTGTTCGGCCTGCGGACCATGCTGCTGGGACCTGCCGCGCCCCTGGGCACTGCGCTGGGTGGCCTGCTGCTGCTGGGCGTGAACGCGGGTGGGGTAATCGCCCTCTCCGGAGTGGCCTGCCTGCTGGGGGCGTTCGTCGCCCTGCCGTGGTTGCGGCGCGGCACTCCGGCGCAGGGTTCGGAGGAGTCGGCCCCGCTCGCCCCGCCTTGA
- the truB gene encoding tRNA pseudouridine(55) synthase TruB, producing MPVIAVDKPLGLTSHDVVNRARRARGTRRVGHTGTLDPLATGVLVLCVDDSTKLVQFMEHDSKDYLAWISLGAGTPTLDAEGPLGEVVEVTPPDEARVREVLAGFLGPQLQIPPQYSAIQVGGQRAYAVARAGGELELKARPVEIQGLALLGLFSSVDDAPRIFSRGAEGWTPDPAGRTFTLPPALGDFPTLLVRARVGSGTYLRSLARDVGAALGVPAHLAGLVRTRVGRYDLADAVVVDGLAEAQGLPDLAVLDFPRIEADERLARELRQGKRPAHSAQGRHVVTLEGALVAVVDGDGERLRVVRAWA from the coding sequence ATGCCCGTGATCGCCGTGGACAAACCGCTCGGCCTGACCTCCCACGACGTGGTGAACCGTGCCCGCCGCGCCCGGGGCACCCGGCGGGTGGGGCATACCGGAACGCTGGACCCCCTGGCGACCGGCGTGCTGGTGCTGTGCGTGGACGACTCCACCAAGCTGGTGCAGTTTATGGAGCACGACTCGAAGGACTACCTCGCCTGGATCAGCCTGGGGGCAGGCACGCCGACCCTGGATGCCGAGGGGCCGCTCGGGGAGGTCGTGGAAGTCACGCCGCCCGACGAGGCCCGCGTGCGCGAGGTGCTGGCCGGATTCCTGGGGCCGCAGCTTCAGATCCCGCCGCAATACTCCGCGATTCAGGTAGGTGGGCAGCGCGCCTACGCGGTAGCGCGGGCCGGGGGCGAACTGGAGTTGAAGGCGCGTCCGGTGGAGATTCAGGGGCTGGCGTTGCTCGGCCTCTTTTCCTCTGTAGACGACGCTCCCCGAATCTTCTCGCGTGGTGCGGAGGGGTGGACCCCCGACCCGGCAGGACGGACCTTCACTCTCCCTCCAGCATTGGGTGACTTTCCCACCCTGCTCGTCCGCGCCCGTGTGGGCAGCGGCACCTACCTGCGCTCGCTGGCGCGGGACGTGGGGGCGGCGCTGGGGGTGCCCGCCCACCTCGCCGGGCTGGTGCGGACGCGGGTGGGCCGCTACGACCTCGCGGACGCGGTGGTCGTGGACGGGTTGGCGGAGGCCCAGGGCTTGCCCGACCTCGCTGTGCTGGACTTTCCCCGGATTGAGGCCGACGAGCGCCTTGCCCGCGAGCTGCGGCAGGGCAAGCGTCCGGCGCATTCCGCGCAGGGGCGGCACGTGGTCACGCTGGAGGGAGCGCTGGTGGCCGTGGTGGACGGCGACGGCGAGCGGCTGCGGGTGGTGCGGGCCTGGGCGTAG